GTAGCAATCAGGACAATAGCGTATTGGGCAAAATATTTTCAGCGGGTAAGCGAATGCTAACCGGGGAAAGCCTTTTTATGACTGCCTTTTTAAACATTGGTCAAGGAAAGAAGAAAGTAAGTTTTGCGTCTCCGTATCCCGGTAAAATTGTCCCTATTGATTTGTCCGAATTGGGTGGAAGGTTTATCTGTCAAAAAGATGCTTTTCTATGCGCAGCACAAGGGGTTTCAGTGGGCATCGAATTTTCAAAACGGTTGGGTCGTGGATTTTTCGGTGGTGAAGGCTTTATTATGCAGAAATTGGAAGGTGACGGAATGACCTTTGTCCATGCCGGAGGTACCCTTGCAAAAAAGACATTGGGACCCGGTGAAGTTCTAAAAGTGGATACCGGGTGTATCGTTGGGTTTACCAAGGATGTGGATTATGATATTGAGTTTATCGGGGGAATACGAAATACGGTTTTCGGTGGTGAGGGACTTTTCTTTGCGAAGTTAAGAGGCCCTGGGACCGTATATATTCAATCTTTACCATTTAGTCGCTTGGCAGGTCGTGTTTGGGCAGCCGCACCTAAGGGAGGCGGAAAGGATAAGGGAGAGGGAAGTATTCTAGGTGGCCTAGGCGATTTGCTGGACGGTGACAATCGATTTTAAAATCAAATACAAGTTCAGACACAGGCTCAAGAGTCAATTTCAACTATTAAGGTTAAGCGTTTGGAATGCTTAGGTCTGAGGTGTTAATTTAAGTCAAAGCCAAAAGGCAAAAGCGCAAAGCCATAAACCAACAACCTTAAACCATCAACGAAACAAGTGGATTTCAAAAACTTAATTACTTTTCTCCAAGAACTCAACAAAAACAACAATAAGGAATGGATGGATTCCAATAGAAAGTGGTATCACCAAGTTCGGAATGAATTCGTTGGATGGCTTGATGAACTGAACGATAATCTTCTACGGCAGTATGATGATTATTATGATACGCCAGGTAAAAAGGGAATCAACCGTATCAATAATAATTTACTATATCATCCAAACCGACCTATTTATAAGGACCATTTTGGCGCCGGTTTGGATAAAAGGCCCAATACGGGCGATTTTTATATCGAAATTGGGATGGAAGAATCCATGTTCGCCGGCGGTCTCTGGCGACCAGATCCCAAAAGATTGGCCAGCATTAGGGATGCCGTCGACTATAATGGAGAAGAATTGGTCGACATTTTGGAAAAGCCTTCTTTTAAAAAAGCCTTTGGAGGTTTGGTAGAAGACGTAAAACTCACCAGGCCTCCTAAGGGTTTTTCTGAGGACCATCCCCATATCGATTTACTCAAACACAAAACCTTTGCCGTGATGGCAAAATTTGATAATACCTTGCTATTTCAAGATAATTTTAACGAAAAGGTTTTCGGTGTCTATAAGGAAATGCTTCCCTTTCGAACCTATCTCAACAAGGCCATTACCGTTTAAATGCTATTCGTTGGAGGCCGGAATTAATCTTGCATTTAAATCCGGCGTTTCCATATCCGCATCCAAGGGATACATGGGACGCTTGATATTTTTATAACCCAAACGCTCCAAATCCTGATCCACACCTCCGGGTGTCAAGGCCATAATCCAATCACCCCGCATATCATATAGTTCAGGAACCAGATAACCTATTTTTACTACGATAATGTCCGTTTTCATGGGGTTTAGGCCCAAATTTGTGAAATCACTTTTATGGTGATAGGGTTTTCTTTTTTTAGTAACAATTACATGTACGCTTCCTACCTTAACGACAACCTCCACTTCCGCATCTCGGTCTCCCTCTTTTATTGCTTCGATTGTTCCGGTGATTTCCAGAGGTGGGGCAAATCGGTCATCCACGTCCGCTCCGGCGGTTGCACTTATTTTTCCGCCAACGCCTACTTCCAGAGCTTTTTCCACCAATTCTGGCCCAGGAATAGAGGCATAGATAAGGGAAGGACCATTTTCGGATTTAAACTCGGGCCGATTTAAAATCTGTTGCAAGGTCCATGTTACGTCGCCTGCGCCACCGGCCGTGGGATTATCTCCCATGTCACTGATCATGAAAGGTTTTTTATCACTCTTAAGCGCCAACGCCAAACTTTCTTCCAGCGTACCGACAGGGGCTACAAATTCAAAATCATTACGTACCTCCCAAAAGGCATTTGCCAATTTTTCGGCTCCTTGGGTCACCTTTTCCTTATCATCTCCCGTTACCATCACTACGGCATGATTCCTAGGTTCATCTGCCCAAGCATATCCTATCCAAATAGCGGCGTCTATGACACCGTCCTGATCAGCTACTTCAGGAACTTTGGCATATAGACTTTTACCGGGTTCGATGCGGGTGCTTGTTTTTTCCCCTGGCAGCAAAATTGGAACGGGTACCCATGCTTTATAGGCTGGTTTTCCTTTACCATTTTCCAAGCGTTCCAAAAGGAGACGTATGGAACGCTCTTTAGATTCCAAAGCATCTTCATGCGGGGCCATACGGTAACAGGTAATTAGGTCACTCTGTTTGGCCAAGGTTTCCGAAACGTTGCCATGAAGATCCATAGAGGTTGAAATTAAAACGTCAGGGCCAACCACCTCTCGGATACGTGTAATTAAATCACCCTCAGCATCCTCCAGACCGACAACGCTCATGGCCCCATGGATATCGAACCAAATACCGTCGTAAGGTCCATTTTCTTTTAACATGGTCAAGGTTTTGTTTACCATGGACTCATAAGCTTCCCTAGTAACAATACCCCCTGGAATAGATTTGCCAAGAAGCGTTGGTACCCAATCGGCCTGTTGGCGAATATCGCTATCTGCATCAAAAAAAGAATAACGCCCGAAAATGGAATCTCCGATTCTAGCATGAAAAGCGGCTTCCTCGGTTTGTGCCGGGGAAAATGTACTGGATTCAATACCGATACCTGCAATGGCGATTTTTGGCAGCTCTTGTTGTTCTGTTATCTTTTCGGATTGGTTTTTGCACCCTAGAAAGCTAAAAAGGGAAAGGACAAATAAGAGGACAATTTTTTTCATAAGGGTATCTTAAGTTTCGTTAAAAATACTACTAATTTTTGTTTGATGGATGGGCATTCTCTTGTCATATCCTCGAATAACCCTATCTTTATTGAGTTAATTTTATAATTTTTTATGGCCAATTTTAATATAGATGCAAAAAAGGACCTGACCTATGACGCCATTGTCGTCGGGTCTGGAATCAGTGGTGGATGGGCAGCAAAGGAACTTTGTGAAAAAGGGCTTAAAACCCTGGTTCTTGAACGAGGCCCCATAGTGGAGCATGTAGTGGATTACCCTACTATGAATTGGGATCCTTGGGACATGGAATACCGCGGAGGTCTCACTCCCGAAGAAAAAAAGAAGCATTACAAGAACATCCGCTCAGGATGGGTGGGCAAGGATACCGAACATTTTTGGGCGGATGATGAAGCCAATCCGTACACGGAAGAGAAGCCGTTTTTATGGTTGAGGGGTCACCAAATGGGAGGTAAATCCCTTCTTTGGGGTAAACAGACCTATCGTTGGAGCGATTTGGACTTTGAGGCTAATGCAAAAGATGGTCATGGTGTAGACTGGCCTATACGATACAAGGATATTGAACCTTGGTACACTTACGTGGAGAAATTTGCAGGAATTAGTGGGGAAGCCTTAGGATTACCACAATTGCCCGATAGTCACTTCCTTCCTCCCATGGAACTGAACTGTGTGGAAAAACATGTTAAGGAACGAATCGAGAAGAATTTTGAAGGTAGAAACATGATTATTGGTAGGGTTGCCCATTTGACCCAACCTCATAATGGAAGGGGACAGTGCCAAAACCGTAATCGATGTAGTAGGGGGTGTCCTTACGGAGCCTACTTTAGTAGTAATGCGGTAACCTTGCCAGCGGCGAATGCCACGGGAAATTTGACCATTAGGCCATATTCCATTGTGCAAGAGGTTATTTATGATGACGCCAAAGGGAAGGCCACGGGAGTTCGTATTATTGACGCGGAAACGAATGAGGTTATCGACTATTCTTCCAAGATTATTTTCGTGAATGCCTCGGCACTAAGTACGGCACATATACTTATGAAATCTACCTCAAAACGTTTTGAGAACGGTTTGGGTAATGATAGCGGAGAATTGGGCCATAACTTAATGGATCATACCTATCGAGTAGGTGCTATAGGTAAGGTTGATGGTTTTGAGGATAAATACTACAAGGGAAGAAGGCCGAATGGCATTTATATCCCTAGATATGTAAATATTGATGAAAAATCCAAATCGGATAAGTTTGTACGTGGATTCGGTTTCCAAGGTAGTGGTTACCGTGGAGGTAATCCGGCAAATATAGAATCCTTTGGGGCCGACTTTAAGGACAGTATCTTGAAGCCGGGCGATTGGGAGTTCTTTATCACCGGTTTTGCGGAATGTTTACCTTACCATGACAACAAAATCAGTCTTAATAAAGATGTGTTGGATAAATGGGGACAACCTACCTTGACCATAGATGCGGAGTTTAAGGAAAATGAAAAGGCCTTGAACAAGCAGATTCAAGAGGACGCGGTTGAAATGTTAGAAACAGCCGGACTCAAAGATGTGATGGGCTTTGATAAAGAACACCCACCAGGATATGGAGTACATGAAATGGGAACTGCAAGAATGGGTAGGGACCCAAAAACGTCCGTGCTTAATGGATTTAATCAGGTACATGCGGCCAAAAACGTCTTTGTAACGGATGGCGCGTGTATGACTTCCTCGTCTTGTGTGAATCCATCATTGACCTACATGGCGTTAACTGCCAGAGCGGCGGACCATGCCGTATCCGAATTGAAAAAATTTAATATCTAAAATCATGGATAGAAGAAAAGCACTTAAGAAAGCTGGCCTATTGGCAGGGGCAACGATTGCGATGCCATCCCTTTTTTCCCTTTTACAATCCTGTAAAAATGAAACAAGGCTGGATTGGCAACCTGAGTTCTTTACCGAGGACGAAGCCAAGACCATTTCCGCTTTAATAGATACTATTTTACCAACTACCGATACCCCTGGTGGATTGGATGTAAAGGCCGATATGTTCATAGACAAGGTTGTTGCCCAAACGTATGATGCCGAAGGACAACAAAATATGCGCAATGCGATTGCCGAGTTTAATGCTTCCTGTAAGGAAAAATATGGAGCTGTTTTTCCGGAACTAAGTGATGCCGACAAAACGGCCGTACTGAAAGAGGCAGAAGCGAGCTCTCCAAAATTCAATCCCGGTGTTTGGGGAACTACGGTAGGGGACCAACAACCAGTAGGATTTTACAGATCGATGAAATCCATGGCTATTTGGGCTTATTTTACATCCGAGGAAATGGGAGAAAATGTATTGAGCTATGACCCCATTCCTGGAACTTACGAACCTTGTAAGCCACTTTCCGAAGTAGGTAATCGTTGGAGTCTGTAAAAGGAAACTCGTACCGGTTGTTTAGTAATTTGTAGAAATATAGCCTGTTCAACTACAGGTATCAATACTTGTTTCTTCTAAAAAAATCCATCTCACTTATTAGGGTTATGCCCTTAAAGTGGGGTGTTTTTTTTCGGCCTTAACTAAGAATTTGGAATTTACCAAAAATGAATCTCTTTACAAGCTACCATTTTGGTTTTTGGAACTTGGTGCTTGGGATTTCTGAATATTGAAATCCTGAAATGCTTTTATCTTTTTCCTTAAACTATCGGTTTACATTTTTATTTTTCCCATTTAACAGGGCTAACGTCATCGTGGTTTAGAACCCTCAGGCTATCACGATCTATTCGCATGTTGGTAGCCATTTGACGAAAATATTGCGTTAAAATTAGATGTTCATAAAAAAGAAAAGTTGTAAATTAAAACAACAAAAGTCACTCACTTAAAGAGATTTGAACAGTATGAGTAAACAAGATACAGGAATTGAATGATTACTACAAACGGGAATAATTCCCACCCCAACTTAAAAAGTTGGATAACCATTAAATACAAATAATATGAAAAATGTATTTTTTGCACTAGCCTTCATGCTAGTAGGAACATTTGCTTTTGCTTCAACTGGCGAGGTAACTAAACTAAACGAGAACTCGCCTATTGAGATAGTTGAGTTAAAAACTGCTAAAACATCAGAAAAAGCAGAGGATGACTGGGCGTGTTGTACTGTTACTAGAAATGGTGGTAGTGCAACTGTATGTCGTGCAGACGGTAATGCAGGCAGAGCTTGCAGACAAGCGAGAAGGTTAACAAGAGCACAATAGTAACCTTATTCAAAATATAAACATCATCTTGCTAGAAACAGTAAGGTGATGTTTATCAATTATTTTTTAAGTTTAATTTAATCATTCATGTATTATGAAACAAATAATATTAGTAGCAACGCTTTTATTTTCGTGCATTACATATGCCCAAGATGAAAATTTAGTATTCCATTTTCAAGTTCAAAAAAACTTTTTAACCTCAGATTACGATTTAGTGCTAGGTGAAAATGTTACAATGTGGAAAGAAGTGAGCGACCCAAAACAATCAGAATTTAATCCTACATACATACCCGATGAGGATTATAAAAGGAAAGTCTTATTTAAAAACCTAAAATCGAAAGAAGTATTCAGTGAATATGATGTGTTAGGAGCTCATTTTTTTGTAAACGACTCTTTGCATAAGATGGCGTGGACGTTAATGGATAATGAAACTGAAAAAGTATTAGGCTATGACTGTAAAAAAGCTAAAACAACTTTTCATGGCAGAGAATATGAAGTTTTCTACACCGATGATATAGCCATTAGTAATGGACCATGGAAGTTTGGCGGTTTACCTGGTATGATTCTTAAAGTAGTCGCCAAAAGCGATAAAGAAATTTATAAAATGGAATGTTACAGCATAAAAAAACAAAAAAAAGAAACCGAGGAAGAATTTACTAATTATTTAAAGAAGAACAAAAAAAAGAAGTTTCAAACATGGGATGAATTTGTGAAAGATTTTAATTCGTTTTTGGACAGATATATAAAAGGTTTAAAATCTGAAGTTGAAGCAGACGGTGATAGCGGGTTTACACTACATTTTAGTGTTGATAACCATTTAGAAATTTTTTCAGAAAAGGTGCAAACTGATGGTGTATTGCTTGAATTCTAGTTTGTATGAAATTTATTTGTAGAGTGAGATTAACTTTGTATTTTATAGAATTTTTCTCTTTTTCTTTACTGATTTTTAATCCAAAAGCCGTTTATTCTCAAACATTGGATATCTCAGTTATTGATAGTTATGGAGTGAACATAAGCCCTGTGATAGTTACGGTTAGTGAATTTGACAGTTTAAGAATCAGAGAATTTTTTGAACTAGAAAATGGCAAAGGAAAAATAAAGTTAAATAGCAATTATGAGAATATAGTTGTTAATTTTAAGAGTTATGGATATTTTAATAATTCAAAAATTATTAAAAAAAATGACCCTGATAGTATATATTCCTTACGCGTGGTATTGAAAGAGAAACCACCTATAAAACTAGATGATATAATCGTAATAGCTAAAAAAAAACCTTTTAGAATTGCTAAAGATACTATCTCTTACAATGTTTCTGCATATTCAGACGGTAGTGAAAGAAAAATTCAAGAAGTCATAAAAAAATTACCTGGAGTAGAAGTCAATGAGCAATCGGGTGAGATAAAATACAAAGGTAAATCTATTGAAACCGTTACATTAGATGGGGATAATTTATTTGGGTTCAACTATACTTTGGGTACAAAGAATATCAATGCAGATATGGTAGAGCAAGTAGAAGCCATAGATAACTATGCCGAAAATCCGTTTTTAAAAGGCATAGAACAAGGAGGTAAAGTTTCCTTAAATTTAAAACTAAAAAAAGGGAAAC
This window of the Maribacter cobaltidurans genome carries:
- a CDS encoding DUF2461 domain-containing protein, translated to MDFKNLITFLQELNKNNNKEWMDSNRKWYHQVRNEFVGWLDELNDNLLRQYDDYYDTPGKKGINRINNNLLYHPNRPIYKDHFGAGLDKRPNTGDFYIEIGMEESMFAGGLWRPDPKRLASIRDAVDYNGEELVDILEKPSFKKAFGGLVEDVKLTRPPKGFSEDHPHIDLLKHKTFAVMAKFDNTLLFQDNFNEKVFGVYKEMLPFRTYLNKAITV
- a CDS encoding GLPGLI family protein yields the protein MKQIILVATLLFSCITYAQDENLVFHFQVQKNFLTSDYDLVLGENVTMWKEVSDPKQSEFNPTYIPDEDYKRKVLFKNLKSKEVFSEYDVLGAHFFVNDSLHKMAWTLMDNETEKVLGYDCKKAKTTFHGREYEVFYTDDIAISNGPWKFGGLPGMILKVVAKSDKEIYKMECYSIKKQKKETEEEFTNYLKKNKKKKFQTWDEFVKDFNSFLDRYIKGLKSEVEADGDSGFTLHFSVDNHLEIFSEKVQTDGVLLEF
- a CDS encoding TIGR00266 family protein: MNAHEIDYEIFGEEMQYVEIELDPQEAVVAEAGSFMMMDTDIKMNTIFGDGSNQDNSVLGKIFSAGKRMLTGESLFMTAFLNIGQGKKKVSFASPYPGKIVPIDLSELGGRFICQKDAFLCAAQGVSVGIEFSKRLGRGFFGGEGFIMQKLEGDGMTFVHAGGTLAKKTLGPGEVLKVDTGCIVGFTKDVDYDIEFIGGIRNTVFGGEGLFFAKLRGPGTVYIQSLPFSRLAGRVWAAAPKGGGKDKGEGSILGGLGDLLDGDNRF
- a CDS encoding gluconate 2-dehydrogenase subunit 3 family protein, producing the protein MDRRKALKKAGLLAGATIAMPSLFSLLQSCKNETRLDWQPEFFTEDEAKTISALIDTILPTTDTPGGLDVKADMFIDKVVAQTYDAEGQQNMRNAIAEFNASCKEKYGAVFPELSDADKTAVLKEAEASSPKFNPGVWGTTVGDQQPVGFYRSMKSMAIWAYFTSEEMGENVLSYDPIPGTYEPCKPLSEVGNRWSL
- a CDS encoding GMC oxidoreductase → MANFNIDAKKDLTYDAIVVGSGISGGWAAKELCEKGLKTLVLERGPIVEHVVDYPTMNWDPWDMEYRGGLTPEEKKKHYKNIRSGWVGKDTEHFWADDEANPYTEEKPFLWLRGHQMGGKSLLWGKQTYRWSDLDFEANAKDGHGVDWPIRYKDIEPWYTYVEKFAGISGEALGLPQLPDSHFLPPMELNCVEKHVKERIEKNFEGRNMIIGRVAHLTQPHNGRGQCQNRNRCSRGCPYGAYFSSNAVTLPAANATGNLTIRPYSIVQEVIYDDAKGKATGVRIIDAETNEVIDYSSKIIFVNASALSTAHILMKSTSKRFENGLGNDSGELGHNLMDHTYRVGAIGKVDGFEDKYYKGRRPNGIYIPRYVNIDEKSKSDKFVRGFGFQGSGYRGGNPANIESFGADFKDSILKPGDWEFFITGFAECLPYHDNKISLNKDVLDKWGQPTLTIDAEFKENEKALNKQIQEDAVEMLETAGLKDVMGFDKEHPPGYGVHEMGTARMGRDPKTSVLNGFNQVHAAKNVFVTDGACMTSSSCVNPSLTYMALTARAADHAVSELKKFNI
- a CDS encoding M81 family metallopeptidase, with translation MKKIVLLFVLSLFSFLGCKNQSEKITEQQELPKIAIAGIGIESSTFSPAQTEEAAFHARIGDSIFGRYSFFDADSDIRQQADWVPTLLGKSIPGGIVTREAYESMVNKTLTMLKENGPYDGIWFDIHGAMSVVGLEDAEGDLITRIREVVGPDVLISTSMDLHGNVSETLAKQSDLITCYRMAPHEDALESKERSIRLLLERLENGKGKPAYKAWVPVPILLPGEKTSTRIEPGKSLYAKVPEVADQDGVIDAAIWIGYAWADEPRNHAVVMVTGDDKEKVTQGAEKLANAFWEVRNDFEFVAPVGTLEESLALALKSDKKPFMISDMGDNPTAGGAGDVTWTLQQILNRPEFKSENGPSLIYASIPGPELVEKALEVGVGGKISATAGADVDDRFAPPLEITGTIEAIKEGDRDAEVEVVVKVGSVHVIVTKKRKPYHHKSDFTNLGLNPMKTDIIVVKIGYLVPELYDMRGDWIMALTPGGVDQDLERLGYKNIKRPMYPLDADMETPDLNARLIPASNE